In Bacteroidales bacterium, a single genomic region encodes these proteins:
- a CDS encoding PspC domain-containing protein translates to MKKTNHVNIGGMVFTIDEDAYQRLAGYLDAVEAHFRDSEERQEIVGDIESRIADLLRKRMGTREVVVMEDIVEIIGILGDPEEFGGRGGSSEYTWKESHSRYYRRMYRDPDHRILGGVCAGMGAYWHIDPVLLRIAFLIAFFGFGIGFLIYLLLWIVLPPARTTAEKLEMRGEPVTFENIGKFVKEEFGQVKKNMKL, encoded by the coding sequence ATGAAAAAAACGAACCATGTAAATATCGGTGGCATGGTATTTACCATCGATGAAGATGCGTACCAGCGTCTGGCAGGTTATCTGGATGCGGTTGAGGCACATTTCAGGGACAGCGAGGAGCGACAGGAGATAGTGGGAGATATTGAGAGCAGGATAGCGGATTTATTGCGAAAGAGAATGGGCACCAGGGAAGTAGTTGTAATGGAAGATATTGTGGAAATCATCGGAATACTTGGTGATCCGGAGGAATTTGGAGGCAGGGGCGGCAGTTCGGAATATACCTGGAAAGAAAGCCATAGCCGGTATTACAGAAGGATGTACCGTGATCCGGATCACCGGATATTGGGAGGAGTATGTGCCGGTATGGGTGCATACTGGCATATCGATCCTGTTTTATTGCGGATTGCTTTTCTGATTGCCTTTTTTGGTTTCGGGATAGGTTTTTTGATTTATCTGTTATTGTGGATTGTACTGCCGCCGGCAAGGACAACGGCAGAAAAGCTGGAAATGCGGGGGGAGCCTGTTACGTTTGAAAACATCGGGAAATTTGTGAAAGAAGAATTCGGGCAGGTTAAAAAGAATATGAAGTTATAA
- a CDS encoding DUF2797 domain-containing protein → MRVIHEAPVRYFLRSQPEDIPLNTWIGLPLEIDFKGEIHCIHCGRLIKKTYGQGYCYPCFLSVPETSECVLRPELCQAHLGISRDMEWSKEHCLQDHFVYLALTSAVKIGVTRSSQIPERWIDQGAWKAIRFARTPNRHTAGLIEVALKNHLPDKTNWRHMLTDKKDDNLNLLEIKATASKWIPGDLSHFFTNDDTITTIEYPVSSYPSSVHQLNLLNTPSFKGILAGIRGQYLIFQDGTVFNVRAHQGYVVNLTVG, encoded by the coding sequence ATGAGGGTAATCCATGAAGCCCCTGTCAGATATTTTCTGCGGAGTCAACCGGAAGATATTCCTTTGAACACCTGGATAGGCTTGCCTCTGGAAATTGATTTCAAAGGAGAAATCCACTGCATACATTGCGGAAGGTTAATAAAAAAAACCTATGGACAAGGATATTGTTATCCCTGTTTTCTGTCTGTTCCTGAAACCAGCGAATGTGTTTTACGCCCTGAGTTGTGTCAGGCGCATCTTGGCATTTCGCGCGACATGGAATGGTCGAAAGAGCATTGCCTGCAGGATCACTTTGTATATCTTGCCCTTACCAGTGCAGTGAAAATTGGGGTAACCCGCTCATCACAGATCCCCGAACGATGGATTGATCAGGGCGCATGGAAAGCAATCCGGTTTGCCCGGACTCCAAACCGCCATACAGCCGGACTTATAGAAGTTGCCCTGAAAAATCACCTGCCCGATAAAACCAACTGGAGGCACATGCTCACTGACAAAAAGGATGACAATCTTAACCTCCTCGAAATTAAAGCTACTGCCTCTAAATGGATCCCCGGGGATCTTTCCCACTTTTTTACCAATGATGACACAATTACGACGATAGAATACCCGGTTTCTTCCTATCCATCGTCAGTGCATCAGCTGAACCTCCTCAATACCCCCTCCTTTAAGGGAATTCTTGCCGGCATCAGAGGGCAATATCTCATTTTTCAGGATGGCACGGTATTTAACGTCAGGGCGCATCAGGGATATGTTGTCAATCTGACGGTCGGATGA
- a CDS encoding glycosyltransferase yields the protein MPGIVHINKSFVTGGAAIAAYRLFLAQKKLGKLDYNFFAQQNEKGNSEEGVAMAGNGYIWDKMGLVRLAVEKFQLLFHERDAGIRFQYSMGNTGINPARYSLLEGANLYHLHWICQGFLSLRGLEFLLRRGKPVVWTLHDMWPFTGGCHYAGDCSQLGKGCGNCPLLRTSGENDISRKQCLKKEAIYQNRKIVFVAPSTWMAQKARSSYLGRKIPCVVIPNALDTDVFAPFPMREAREKAGLPEEGFCLLFGAANVAEERKGFSMLLQAIEYLKTDFPDLSDKIYLAVFGKSRQQYHFPFPVHYFHYISDAEKLVALYNAANVFLLTSLEDNLPNTVMEALSCGTPVVAFRSGGVTDMLDHADTGYLVQKGNVREFAQGIASVLSDKKYGIMREKCRKKVVENFSERVVVKKYDELYRQIMKQ from the coding sequence ATGCCAGGAATTGTTCACATCAATAAATCGTTTGTAACAGGAGGGGCAGCTATTGCTGCTTATCGCTTGTTTTTGGCACAAAAGAAGCTGGGAAAACTTGATTACAATTTTTTTGCCCAGCAGAATGAAAAAGGAAATTCAGAAGAAGGAGTTGCAATGGCAGGGAATGGGTACATCTGGGATAAAATGGGTCTGGTGCGCCTAGCCGTTGAGAAATTTCAGCTTCTGTTTCATGAAAGGGATGCAGGAATCCGTTTCCAGTATTCCATGGGAAATACCGGTATTAATCCTGCTCGGTATTCTCTGCTGGAAGGAGCTAATCTCTATCATCTGCATTGGATTTGTCAGGGATTTTTGAGTTTGCGGGGCCTGGAATTCCTGCTTCGAAGAGGGAAACCGGTTGTATGGACCCTGCATGACATGTGGCCCTTTACCGGAGGATGTCATTATGCAGGCGATTGCAGCCAGCTTGGCAAGGGGTGCGGTAATTGCCCCTTGTTGCGCACTTCCGGCGAAAATGACATCTCACGCAAACAGTGCCTGAAAAAGGAAGCCATCTACCAAAACCGGAAAATCGTTTTTGTTGCCCCGAGCACCTGGATGGCCCAAAAAGCCCGCTCATCTTATCTTGGTAGAAAGATACCATGTGTTGTTATACCGAATGCATTGGATACCGATGTTTTTGCACCTTTTCCCATGCGCGAAGCCAGGGAAAAAGCCGGTTTGCCCGAGGAAGGATTTTGCCTGCTTTTTGGTGCTGCAAATGTTGCTGAGGAACGAAAAGGTTTTTCCATGCTTTTGCAGGCAATAGAATATCTGAAAACGGATTTTCCTGATCTGTCAGACAAAATTTATCTGGCAGTTTTTGGCAAATCCAGGCAGCAATATCATTTTCCTTTTCCTGTTCATTATTTTCACTATATTTCTGACGCAGAAAAGCTGGTGGCTCTGTATAATGCAGCCAATGTTTTTCTTTTGACATCGCTGGAAGATAATTTGCCCAATACGGTGATGGAAGCGTTGTCGTGCGGCACCCCTGTTGTTGCCTTTCGTTCAGGCGGAGTAACTGATATGCTCGATCACGCAGATACCGGTTATCTTGTACAGAAAGGAAATGTGAGGGAATTTGCACAGGGTATTGCCTCAGTATTATCAGATAAAAAGTACGGCATTATGAGGGAGAAATGCCGGAAAAAGGTCGTTGAAAATTTTAGTGAAAGGGTCGTGGTTAAAAAATACGACGAGTTGTACCGCCAAATTATGAAGCAATGA
- a CDS encoding glycosyltransferase yields the protein MNVPKCSIITVVFNGEAVLPLTLQSIICQTFKSYEYIIIDGASTDGTVDLIRQNQMHIGKWISEADQGLYDAMNKGLALAQGEYVWFLNAGDRIFDSQTLEKIFTHAPPEAEVIYGDTMIVDEEGREIGPRRLKAPENLTWESLRDGMVVCHQSLIVKRALAEPYNLKYKVAGDYEWLLRVLKKSKNTYYTGFYVCRFLEGGINKKQIVKALKERFEVMVNHFGLFSTLLRHFVIGWRFITYVAKNRRF from the coding sequence ATGAATGTTCCCAAATGTTCCATTATAACGGTAGTGTTTAACGGCGAAGCAGTCCTTCCACTGACACTGCAGAGTATTATCTGCCAGACATTCAAAAGCTATGAGTACATCATAATCGACGGTGCTTCCACTGATGGTACCGTTGATCTGATACGGCAAAATCAGATGCATATAGGGAAATGGATTAGTGAAGCGGATCAGGGGCTGTATGATGCCATGAACAAGGGGCTTGCTCTGGCACAGGGGGAATATGTATGGTTTCTGAATGCCGGTGACAGAATTTTTGATTCACAGACACTGGAAAAAATTTTCACACATGCTCCGCCCGAAGCAGAGGTCATTTATGGAGATACCATGATTGTGGATGAGGAGGGCAGGGAAATTGGTCCACGGAGATTAAAAGCTCCGGAGAACCTTACCTGGGAAAGCCTGCGCGACGGAATGGTGGTTTGCCATCAGTCTCTGATTGTAAAAAGAGCCCTGGCAGAACCATATAACCTGAAATATAAAGTTGCGGGCGATTATGAATGGCTTCTCAGGGTATTGAAAAAATCAAAAAATACCTACTATACAGGATTTTACGTTTGCCGCTTTCTTGAGGGAGGCATTAACAAAAAACAGATTGTTAAAGCACTCAAGGAGCGTTTTGAAGTAATGGTGAACCATTTTGGATTGTTTTCCACCCTGCTCAGGCATTTTGTTATCGGATGGCGATTCATTACCTATGTGGCAAAAAACAGGAGATTTTAG
- the wecB gene encoding UDP-N-acetylglucosamine 2-epimerase (non-hydrolyzing) codes for MQLINVIGARPQIIKAAAIHRAIANHFRDQINEVIVHTGQHYDHNMSRVFFEELGIPKEDVNLEVGSLSHAKQTANIMTRMEDLLLERKPDAVVVYGDTNSTLAASLAAAKIHIPVVHIEAGLRSFNKKMPEEINRVVCDQVSTLLFAPTKTAVDNLLREGFDPDSRKPYTIDRPGIFLSGDVMFDNTLYFGSLAEQYQSKLDAFGLRKGEYALVTIHRDNNTDDPERLSGIFEGILEFSEAAQLKCLIPLHPRTSRILNSTLNEGLLKNLRNSKWITIAEPLSFLEMSLFEKYSRIILTDSGGVQKEAFFHRKPCVILRSETEWVEIVASGTAALADADRRKIVELTLKFLKNPPQEFPAFFGKGDSAEVICRKIIDSF; via the coding sequence ATACAACTGATCAATGTTATAGGGGCAAGGCCCCAGATTATCAAAGCGGCTGCCATTCACAGGGCCATTGCAAATCATTTCCGGGATCAAATCAATGAGGTTATTGTTCACACGGGTCAGCATTACGATCATAATATGTCGAGGGTTTTTTTTGAGGAGCTGGGCATTCCGAAAGAAGATGTGAATCTGGAAGTAGGTTCGCTCAGCCATGCAAAACAAACGGCCAACATCATGACCCGGATGGAAGACTTATTGCTGGAGAGAAAACCTGATGCTGTGGTGGTATATGGAGACACAAATTCAACTCTTGCGGCATCACTGGCAGCTGCCAAAATCCACATTCCTGTTGTACACATTGAGGCCGGATTGCGTTCCTTCAATAAAAAAATGCCGGAGGAAATCAACCGGGTGGTGTGTGACCAGGTTTCCACCCTTCTTTTTGCGCCTACAAAAACCGCTGTTGATAATCTACTCCGTGAAGGGTTTGACCCGGATAGCAGAAAACCATACACTATAGACCGTCCTGGTATTTTTTTGTCGGGTGACGTTATGTTTGATAATACCCTGTATTTTGGATCACTGGCCGAACAATATCAAAGCAAGCTGGATGCATTTGGTCTCAGGAAAGGAGAATATGCACTGGTGACCATTCACAGGGACAATAATACGGATGATCCGGAGCGACTTTCCGGCATTTTTGAAGGAATACTTGAGTTTAGCGAGGCGGCGCAATTGAAGTGCCTCATTCCGCTTCACCCCCGTACATCCAGGATTCTCAATAGCACTCTCAATGAAGGGTTGCTGAAAAACCTGAGAAATAGCAAATGGATCACAATTGCTGAACCCCTTTCTTTTCTCGAAATGTCGTTATTTGAGAAATATTCCCGGATTATTCTTACTGATTCGGGTGGGGTACAGAAAGAGGCGTTTTTTCACAGGAAGCCCTGCGTGATTTTGCGCAGTGAAACCGAATGGGTGGAAATTGTTGCTTCCGGCACTGCAGCCCTGGCCGATGCCGACAGACGGAAAATTGTGGAGCTGACGCTGAAATTTCTGAAGAACCCTCCTCAGGAATTTCCTGCCTTTTTTGGCAAAGGCGATTCCGCTGAGGTTATCTGCCGGAAAATTATTGATTCCTTTTGA
- a CDS encoding YfhO family protein: MKKAAEILKPFREHIIILLAFAAISFLYFSPIFEGKQLRQMDYEHALGMSKELVDFEKTHPGEYSLWTNSMFGGMPSYQIKTGPTNNIYLFLQRLFRFKLPYTTVAILFILLTGFYLLLVSLKMNRWICIAGAIGFAFASYNIIIIAAGHISKAYAIGYFLLVFAGIFMIFRGKHLPGAIITAVALGIQISCNHPQITYYLFLTTLIYLIFEFVYAIRGKLMKEFFRALIFLGIAAILAVLPNITGLWITYEYGKDTIRGPSELVKNQPGTSGLDKDYALAWSYGKSETFTLLVPNFKGGGAEGFGANSETAKVLRDAGVKDAAQIAASLPSYWGEQPFTSGPVYFGAVICFLFVLGLFIVPAKYKWWLVAASVLSIFLSWGKNFEWFTDIFFYYFPMYNKFRTVSMILVIANFTFVLMAALTLRELIRENINRKKMLQSLQYAFYITGGLLLVFIVFPGLFFDFQSASDQNLFDRLSAAGWPQDIINRLASAMADDRASMLRKDAFRSLVFVALSAGSIWAFLADVIKVKYFLPGMIILILIDLWAVDKRYLNNSMFTRQNVAKNVFRPTKADEYILSDKDPDFRVLNLTRSVFNDGYTPYFHKSVGGYHGAKLRRYQDVIDSCLSREISFLQNGLSKISSFEQINALLESLPMLNMLNTKYIIYHPDSPPLENTKRLGNAWFANTYTLVSGANEELAASCNQNSPQVPAINRQFSDQLKLLEKSDSLASLSDSIVLLHYQPNQIRYKAYTKSNRLAVFSEIYYNKGWDAYMDGKKTNYLRANYILRAMVIPAGEHEIEFRFEPRSFYSGRRIALAGSVLIVLLTIGAGFYQIRFKRNQ, translated from the coding sequence ATGAAAAAAGCTGCCGAAATTCTGAAACCTTTCCGGGAACATATTATCATTCTGCTGGCATTTGCCGCCATCAGTTTTCTGTATTTCTCCCCGATTTTTGAAGGGAAACAATTGCGGCAGATGGACTATGAGCATGCTCTGGGAATGTCAAAGGAACTGGTCGATTTCGAAAAAACCCACCCGGGAGAATACAGCCTCTGGACCAACAGCATGTTTGGAGGAATGCCTTCCTATCAGATCAAAACGGGCCCTACCAATAATATTTACCTGTTTCTCCAGCGTTTATTCCGGTTCAAATTACCCTATACCACTGTAGCCATTCTCTTTATACTCTTAACCGGATTTTATCTGTTGCTGGTTTCGCTGAAAATGAACCGATGGATCTGCATTGCCGGAGCAATAGGATTTGCTTTTGCTTCCTATAATATCATTATTATTGCCGCCGGCCATATTTCCAAAGCATACGCCATTGGTTACTTCCTGCTTGTTTTTGCCGGCATTTTTATGATCTTCCGGGGCAAACATCTTCCCGGCGCCATCATTACGGCCGTCGCACTGGGAATCCAGATATCGTGCAATCATCCACAGATCACCTATTATCTTTTCCTTACCACTCTTATTTATCTTATTTTCGAATTCGTCTATGCCATCCGGGGAAAACTGATGAAAGAATTCTTCCGGGCTTTGATTTTTCTGGGAATAGCTGCTATTCTTGCCGTTCTTCCCAACATAACCGGTTTGTGGATTACGTACGAATATGGTAAAGATACCATCAGGGGACCTTCCGAACTGGTGAAAAACCAACCCGGCACCTCAGGCCTTGATAAAGACTATGCCCTTGCCTGGAGTTACGGAAAATCTGAAACTTTCACCCTGCTTGTTCCCAATTTTAAAGGTGGCGGTGCAGAAGGATTCGGAGCCAACAGCGAAACAGCAAAAGTGCTCCGGGATGCTGGCGTGAAGGATGCCGCGCAGATCGCTGCTTCCCTTCCTTCTTACTGGGGAGAACAGCCTTTCACTTCCGGACCTGTCTATTTCGGAGCGGTTATCTGTTTCCTCTTTGTTCTCGGACTTTTTATTGTTCCTGCAAAATACAAATGGTGGCTGGTTGCTGCTTCCGTTCTTTCCATCTTCCTTTCATGGGGAAAGAACTTCGAATGGTTCACCGATATCTTCTTTTACTACTTCCCCATGTACAACAAATTCCGCACCGTCTCCATGATCCTTGTCATCGCCAATTTCACCTTTGTACTGATGGCGGCGCTCACTCTCAGGGAACTCATCCGGGAAAATATCAACCGCAAAAAAATGCTCCAGTCGCTTCAATACGCATTTTACATTACAGGTGGACTTCTTCTTGTATTTATTGTATTCCCAGGACTTTTCTTTGATTTTCAATCTGCATCCGATCAGAACCTTTTTGACCGGCTTTCAGCTGCCGGCTGGCCGCAGGATATTATCAACCGCCTGGCATCCGCTATGGCAGATGACAGGGCGTCCATGCTCCGCAAAGATGCCTTCCGCTCCCTGGTCTTTGTTGCCCTGTCTGCAGGTTCCATATGGGCCTTCCTGGCCGACGTCATCAAGGTAAAATATTTCCTTCCGGGAATGATCATTCTCATTCTCATTGATCTCTGGGCTGTTGATAAACGATACCTGAACAACAGCATGTTCACCAGGCAGAATGTGGCGAAAAATGTTTTCAGGCCAACCAAAGCCGATGAATACATTCTATCCGATAAGGACCCTGATTTCAGAGTACTGAACCTGACGCGAAGTGTATTTAATGATGGATATACTCCTTATTTCCATAAATCTGTAGGCGGATATCACGGAGCTAAACTTCGTCGCTACCAGGATGTTATTGACAGCTGTCTCAGCCGCGAAATTTCTTTCCTTCAGAACGGTCTTTCGAAAATTTCTTCCTTTGAACAGATCAATGCATTGCTCGAAAGCCTGCCCATGCTCAATATGCTCAACACAAAATATATTATCTACCATCCCGATTCTCCGCCTCTTGAAAACACCAAACGGCTCGGAAACGCATGGTTTGCCAATACATATACTCTGGTCAGCGGGGCCAATGAAGAACTGGCTGCCAGTTGCAATCAGAATTCGCCTCAGGTACCTGCCATTAACCGTCAATTTTCTGATCAGTTAAAACTGCTGGAAAAGTCTGATTCCCTTGCTAGTCTTTCAGATTCGATTGTTCTTTTGCATTATCAGCCAAATCAAATTCGTTATAAGGCCTATACAAAAAGCAACAGACTGGCTGTATTTTCTGAAATTTATTACAACAAAGGCTGGGACGCCTATATGGATGGCAAAAAAACAAACTATCTGAGAGCTAACTACATCCTGCGGGCAATGGTAATACCGGCAGGAGAACATGAAATTGAATTCCGGTTTGAACCCAGATCATTCTACTCCGGCCGACGCATAGCTTTAGCCGGTTCGGTCCTTATTGTCCTGCTTACCATTGGTGCAGGTTTTTATCAGATACGGTTCAAAAGGAATCAATAA
- the wecB gene encoding UDP-N-acetylglucosamine 2-epimerase (non-hydrolyzing), which translates to MKIINVVGARPNFMKIAPLLKEMKEEKLLQPLLLHTGQHYDQTMSESFFRELLIPEPDIYLGVGSDSHAKQVARIMTKFEDVCLEEKPDAVLVVGDVNSTMACTLVASKMGIKVVHMEAGLRSFDRSMPEEINRIVTDALADLLLTPSEDADRNLLHEGIPEHKIRRVGNIMIDTLFHFLPLADKRTILQKHKLEPKNYALVTLHRPSNVDDPVRLRSVMDALLVISDWLPVIFPVHPRTLKNLVSFGILDKYSRKKGLILEEALGYLDFQKLMKESKLVITDSGGIQEETTVLDIPCITLRENTERPVTVELGTNELAGHDMGLLLSYARKAIEGNWKKGSVPPLWDGKTSERAVRAICDMFIKG; encoded by the coding sequence ATGAAGATCATCAATGTTGTGGGGGCCAGGCCAAATTTTATGAAAATAGCGCCTCTTCTGAAAGAAATGAAAGAAGAAAAGTTGCTTCAGCCGTTGCTTCTGCATACCGGTCAGCATTATGACCAGACCATGTCGGAAAGTTTTTTCCGGGAACTGCTGATACCGGAGCCTGACATATATCTGGGGGTAGGTTCTGATTCCCATGCCAAACAGGTTGCCAGAATTATGACGAAGTTTGAGGATGTTTGTCTGGAAGAGAAACCGGATGCCGTTCTGGTTGTCGGGGATGTAAATTCTACTATGGCCTGCACTCTGGTTGCTTCGAAGATGGGAATCAAAGTGGTTCATATGGAAGCAGGTTTAAGGAGTTTTGACCGCAGTATGCCGGAAGAAATAAACAGAATTGTGACCGATGCCCTGGCTGACCTGTTGCTCACTCCTTCGGAAGATGCCGACAGGAATCTGTTGCATGAGGGAATACCGGAACACAAAATCCGGCGGGTGGGGAATATTATGATTGATACTCTTTTTCATTTTCTTCCCCTGGCAGATAAGCGCACGATACTTCAAAAACATAAGCTTGAACCGAAGAACTATGCCCTGGTAACATTGCACCGGCCTTCCAACGTTGATGATCCCGTCAGATTGCGAAGCGTCATGGATGCGTTATTGGTTATTTCAGACTGGCTTCCGGTTATTTTTCCTGTACATCCGCGCACATTGAAAAACCTGGTATCATTTGGAATTCTGGATAAATATTCCCGTAAGAAAGGGTTGATTCTGGAAGAGGCTTTAGGATATCTTGATTTTCAGAAACTGATGAAAGAATCGAAGCTGGTGATTACTGATTCAGGGGGTATTCAGGAGGAAACCACTGTGCTGGATATCCCCTGCATTACTTTAAGGGAAAATACCGAGCGTCCGGTTACAGTTGAACTGGGAACAAATGAGCTGGCCGGCCATGATATGGGTCTTTTGCTTTCCTATGCCCGTAAGGCAATTGAAGGCAACTGGAAAAAAGGTTCAGTACCTCCGCTGTGGGACGGAAAAACATCTGAAAGGGCTGTAAGAGCTATTTGTGATATGTTTATCAAAGGGTAA
- a CDS encoding glycine--tRNA ligase has product MNQEELFKKLIAHCKEYGFIFPSSEIYDGLSAVYDYGQYGVELKNNIRRYWWDAMTRLHENIVGIDAAIFMHPTVWKASGHVDAFNDPLIDNKDSRKRYRADNLIEEHLQKIEEKIEKEIEKAAKRFGASFDEQLFRSTNPKILELNAKMEAVKARYVKALEKDDLAELRQIILDEGIVCPVSGTRNWTEVRKFNLMFETKIGSVAEEASTIYLRPETAQGIFVNFLNVQKTGRMKVPFGIAQTGKAFRNEIVARQFIFRMREFEQMEMQFFVKPGEELTWYNFWKEQRMKWHKALGMGDEKYRFHDHDKLAHYANAACDIEFHFPFGFKEVEGIHSRTDFDLGNHQKYSGKKLQYFDPDLNQSYVPYVIETSIGLDRMFLSVISNAYTEEKIVKEDGTEDERVVLRIPPVIAPVQIAVLPLVKKDGLPEKAREIISRLRFEYNCQYDEKDSIGRRYRRQDAIGTPYCITIDHQTLADNTVTIRYRDSMEQERIPVDKLENIISEKLSMKNLLKKLL; this is encoded by the coding sequence ATGAATCAGGAAGAACTGTTTAAAAAGCTGATCGCTCACTGCAAGGAGTATGGATTTATTTTTCCTTCCAGCGAAATCTATGATGGGCTGAGCGCGGTATATGACTATGGCCAGTACGGGGTCGAACTGAAGAACAATATCCGGCGTTACTGGTGGGATGCTATGACACGTCTGCATGAAAATATTGTGGGCATAGATGCTGCTATCTTTATGCATCCTACCGTTTGGAAAGCTTCTGGCCACGTGGATGCTTTCAATGACCCCCTGATTGACAACAAGGATTCCAGGAAACGCTACAGGGCTGATAACCTCATTGAAGAACATCTCCAGAAAATTGAAGAAAAAATCGAAAAAGAAATTGAAAAAGCAGCCAAACGTTTTGGCGCCTCCTTCGATGAACAGCTCTTCCGTTCAACAAACCCCAAAATTCTTGAGCTGAATGCCAAAATGGAAGCTGTAAAGGCACGGTATGTAAAGGCTCTTGAGAAGGATGACCTGGCGGAACTAAGGCAAATCATCCTTGATGAAGGAATCGTCTGTCCGGTTTCCGGTACCCGGAACTGGACCGAAGTGAGGAAATTTAATCTGATGTTCGAAACAAAAATTGGCTCGGTAGCTGAAGAGGCAAGTACCATTTATCTTCGTCCCGAAACAGCGCAGGGAATTTTTGTCAATTTCCTCAACGTACAGAAAACGGGCAGAATGAAGGTGCCTTTTGGCATTGCTCAAACAGGAAAAGCGTTCCGCAATGAAATTGTAGCCCGTCAGTTCATCTTCCGGATGCGCGAATTCGAACAGATGGAAATGCAATTCTTTGTAAAACCCGGGGAAGAATTAACCTGGTATAATTTCTGGAAGGAACAGCGCATGAAATGGCATAAGGCCCTCGGTATGGGCGATGAAAAATACCGTTTCCATGATCATGATAAGCTGGCCCACTATGCCAATGCTGCCTGTGATATCGAATTTCATTTCCCGTTCGGATTCAAGGAAGTGGAAGGAATCCACAGCCGTACGGATTTTGACCTCGGAAACCATCAGAAATACAGCGGAAAGAAGCTTCAGTACTTCGACCCTGATTTGAACCAGAGCTATGTGCCTTATGTTATCGAAACATCCATTGGACTCGACCGTATGTTTCTTTCGGTTATTTCAAATGCCTATACGGAAGAAAAAATCGTCAAGGAAGATGGTACGGAAGACGAACGGGTCGTTCTAAGGATACCTCCTGTGATTGCTCCGGTTCAGATTGCCGTCCTGCCCCTGGTAAAAAAAGACGGACTGCCCGAAAAGGCCAGAGAAATCATCAGCCGGCTTCGTTTCGAATACAATTGCCAGTACGATGAAAAAGACAGTATCGGACGACGTTACCGCCGTCAGGATGCTATCGGAACACCCTACTGCATCACCATCGATCACCAGACACTCGCGGATAATACCGTAACAATCAGATACCGCGATTCCATGGAACAGGAAAGAATACCGGTTGACAAGCTGGAAAATATTATCTCCGAAAAACTCAGCATGAAAAATCTTTTGAAAAAATTGCTGTAA
- a CDS encoding FkbM family methyltransferase, producing MVWKGTKPVSLFLMKLGYWRKVLQKKEVYYPLQIRKKRFRSGNTFSSWTVCPDGLNAESLVLSFGVGKDISWETAIVRKYGCRILLFDPTPASVEWISRQELPQNITFYSFGISDHDGTERFYLPADENHVSASVCSGASSNRFFEAEVHTLGWILEMTGIKKADILKMDIEGAEYKVIQNLQALDFRPQQILIEFHHRFPEIQLSDTRTAIKTLNELGYKIFYISPNGEEYSFIRV from the coding sequence ATGGTATGGAAGGGAACTAAACCCGTTTCTCTTTTTCTGATGAAGTTGGGATATTGGCGGAAGGTTCTGCAAAAAAAGGAAGTTTATTATCCCCTTCAGATACGAAAAAAACGGTTCCGATCAGGAAACACATTTTCTTCTTGGACAGTCTGTCCTGATGGTCTCAACGCAGAGTCTCTGGTCCTTTCTTTCGGCGTCGGTAAGGATATTTCATGGGAAACTGCAATTGTCAGGAAGTATGGTTGCCGCATTCTGCTGTTTGATCCGACTCCTGCCTCCGTTGAATGGATCAGCAGGCAGGAATTACCCCAAAATATAACCTTTTATTCCTTCGGGATATCGGATCACGACGGGACAGAAAGATTTTATCTTCCAGCTGATGAAAACCATGTTTCTGCCAGTGTTTGTTCCGGAGCAAGCAGTAACAGGTTTTTTGAGGCAGAGGTTCATACCCTGGGCTGGATACTTGAAATGACCGGGATAAAGAAGGCTGATATTCTGAAAATGGACATAGAAGGTGCGGAATATAAGGTTATACAAAATTTACAGGCATTGGATTTCCGTCCTCAGCAGATATTAATTGAATTTCATCATCGTTTTCCGGAAATTCAGTTAAGTGATACGAGGACTGCCATCAAAACACTGAATGAATTGGGATACAAAATTTTTTATATTTCACCGAACGGTGAGGAATATTCCTTTATCAGGGTATAA